In the genome of Triticum urartu cultivar G1812 chromosome 5, Tu2.1, whole genome shotgun sequence, one region contains:
- the LOC125506757 gene encoding uncharacterized protein LOC125506757, with protein MAVVRMGPKEHGREAVLDAVITPSISYTQLRRIDPSLSQRTSQPVTSTQYLFQEQQSAYMEYTRQETMAWHQRLYEHQVQRDSQMQQAFQDMAAGRCPQFPPAQCPPAQPVLMRFEEFVAQNAGPSSGTGGSIVGGGLRSTPETRSPTTPIHGGGGGGGLGGSSAASSDDLGFGGLGGDDLRGARRPGA; from the exons ATGGCGGTGGTGAGGATGGGGCCCAAGGAGCACGGTCGGGAGGCGGTTCTCGATGCTGTGATCACTCCTAGTATCTCCTACACACAGCTTCGTCGGATCGACCCGAGCCTGAGCCAGCGCACGAGCCAGCCAGTGACTAGTACACAGTACCTCTTTCAGGAGCAACAATCT GCCTACATGGAGTACACACGCCAGGAGACCATGGCGTGGCATCAGAGGCTTTATGAACACCAAGTGCAGAGGGATAGCCAGATGCAGCAGGCTTTTCAGGATATGGCGGCCGGCAGGTGTCCTCAGTTCCCTCCAGCACAATGCCCTCCAGCACAACCAGTGCTGATGAGATTTGAGGAGTTTGTGGCACAGAACGCTGGCCCATCGTCG GGAACAGGTGGATCTATCGTTGGCGGTGGTCTTCGCAGCACTCCGGAGACACGGAGCCCGACCACTCCGATCCacggaggcggaggtggaggcggtctTGGCGGTAGCTCTGCCGCTAGCAGTGACGACCTGGGCTTCGGCGGTCTTGGCGGTGACGACCTCCGTGGTGCTCGACGTCCTGGCGCTTAA